The Stenotrophomonas maltophilia sequence TTGCGGCAGTCATCCATCCACGCACCACCGCGCTTGCCCTCACGCGCATACAGATCCAGATAGAACTGGCCGACCAGCGCGCCCTGCGCATCGACCAGGCGGAAGAAGCGCACGTCGTCATGCCACACCGGTGCCCTGTCCTCCTGCACACGCAGGCCGTACAGCTGCTCGATCACCGAGAACAGGCCGCCCAGTACCTTCGGTTCGGTGAAGTACTGCTTCACTTCCTGCTCGGAATAGCTGTAGCGCGCCTGCTTCAGGCGATCGGCGGCGAAGGCCAGGTCCCAGGCCTGCAACGGCTCGATGCCCAGCTGCTCGCGCGCGAACTGCTCCAGCTCGGCGCGGTCCTTGGCCGCGAACGGTTTGGCGCGCGCGGCCAGGTCACGCAGGAAGCCGAGTACTTCGGCCGGGTCCTGCGCCATCTTGGTCGCCACCGAATACTCGCCATACGAACCGAAGCCGAGCAGGTTGGCCAGCGCTGCGCGCAGGGCAAGGATGCGGTCGATGTTGCCGCCGTTGTCCAGCGCATCGTCGCCGAATTCGGATGCGCGCTGCGCACTGGCGCGGTACAGGATCTCGCGAAGGTCACGGTCCTCGCCCCAGGTCTGCACCGGCAGGTAACACGGCATCTGCAGGGTCAGTTTCCAGCCTGTTTTCCCATCCTTTTCTGCCGCAGCGTGCGCGGCGGCCTTCACGTCATCGGGCAGGCCGGCCAGGCGCGCTTCGTCCTCGATGATCAGCGACCACGCATCGGTAGCGTCCAGCACGTTCTGCGAGAACTTCGCCGACAGCGCCGACAGTTCCTCCTTGATCGCGGCGAAGCGCTGCTGGGCCTCGGGCTCCAGTTCGGCGCCCCCCAGGCGGAAATCGCGCAGGGTGTTGTCCAGCACCTTGCGCTGGGCCTCATCGAAGGTCGCCGCCTCGGGGCTGCCGGCCAGGGCCTGGTACTGGCGATACAGCGCCAGGTTCTGGCCCAGTGCACTGGCAAAGCGGGTCACCCGCGGCAGGTTGCTGTTGTAGGCCTCGCGCAGTTCCGGCGTGTTGACCACGCCCTGCAGGTGGCCGACCAGGCCCCAGGCGCGCCACAGGCGCTCGGTGGCATCGTCCAGCGGGGCCACGAAGGTCTGCCAGGTGACCGGCTGCACCTGCTCGGCGGCGCTGACAGCGGCTTCCGCCTCGGCCAGCAGCACATCCAGCGCCGGCGCCACGTGCTCCGGGCGGATCGCCTCGAAACGCGGCAGGCCGGAAAAATCGAGCAGGGGGTTGGCAACGGTCACGGCAGGTCTCCAGGATACGGGCCCGGCAGGCGGGCAGCCCGTTAGATATGGCGCTGCCAGGCGAGGCTGACAAGGGGGCGCGGCCCGATATTCACGTCGGCCTTACGGTCACGGCTCGAAGCTCTGGCTGCGGGGGAGTCCGCAGCGGTACGTATCGAACGAGGCCCCACATGGAAGGTCTGGCTGCAGTTGCATCCGCCTCACCGGCACGGTCGCTGGCGCTGTCCGCCAGTACGGCCGAACTGACCTGGATCGCCGCGCTGTGCGATGCCGGCGACGACGCCCCGCGCCACCTGCAGCAGTTGCAGACGGTGCTGCAGCAGGGTGGCACGTTCAACGATGCCCAGGAGTGGTACCCGTTCGAAGTGATCGAACGCGGCGCCAGCCAGTTGCGGCTGGGCCATGAGCGCGAGTTCGTGATCTGCGTACTGCTGTGGCTGCAGGCGTTGGCCCAGGGCCGCGCCAGTACCCTCGATCCCGGCCTGCACCTGGATGACCGCGCGATGGACATCGAGGCGCTGCCCGATGCGCTGCGTGATGCGGTGCTGGATGCGTTCACCGCGGCGGGATACTGAGGTGACCGGTAGAGTCGACAGTTAGTTGTGTAAACCCAGCCGATGCACATCCGGCCGCGCGTTGCCGCGCTACAACGCTTCCAGGCTGCACCACGGCAACGCCGGCAGCCCCTGCCCGGCCACCGCCGCCGCCAGTTGCGCATCGGCGCCGTCGACATCGATGCCCTGGCGCGCGTACCACGACGGGTCGTAATAGCTCTGCGCGTAGCGCTCGCCGCTGTCGCACAGGATGCTGACGATGCTGCCCTGGTGGCCCGCCTCGCGCATCCACTGCGCGGCCTGCAGCACACCGATGAAGTTGGTGCCGG is a genomic window containing:
- a CDS encoding M3 family metallopeptidase yields the protein MTVANPLLDFSGLPRFEAIRPEHVAPALDVLLAEAEAAVSAAEQVQPVTWQTFVAPLDDATERLWRAWGLVGHLQGVVNTPELREAYNSNLPRVTRFASALGQNLALYRQYQALAGSPEAATFDEAQRKVLDNTLRDFRLGGAELEPEAQQRFAAIKEELSALSAKFSQNVLDATDAWSLIIEDEARLAGLPDDVKAAAHAAAEKDGKTGWKLTLQMPCYLPVQTWGEDRDLREILYRASAQRASEFGDDALDNGGNIDRILALRAALANLLGFGSYGEYSVATKMAQDPAEVLGFLRDLAARAKPFAAKDRAELEQFAREQLGIEPLQAWDLAFAADRLKQARYSYSEQEVKQYFTEPKVLGGLFSVIEQLYGLRVQEDRAPVWHDDVRFFRLVDAQGALVGQFYLDLYAREGKRGGAWMDDCRNRRVRADGSVQTPLVYLVCNFGRGANGKPATFSHNEVTTLFHEMGHGLHQLLTRIGELGVAGINGVEWDAVELPSQFMENFCWEWDHLQGMTAHVDSGEPLPRALYERMLAARNFHSGMATVRQLEFGLFDMLLHSQFEPAQDSVLALLDRVRAEVAVNHPPVWNRFPHQFSHIFAGGYAAGYYSYKWAEVLSADAYAAFEEAPQALAETGARFRDEILSRGGSRPAAENFKAFRGRAPQIDALLRHSGMA